In Rubrobacter radiotolerans DSM 5868, a genomic segment contains:
- a CDS encoding MiaB/RimO family radical SAM methylthiotransferase, protein MTETEIGAASPARGSARKERQLVSLTSKPSPATQTSRPEGRTACVRTFGCQMNVHDSDRMRRMVLDAGYAEVQRYEDADVVILNTCYVRENAVDRVRGHLGELNRLKREGRVKKVALAGCIGAAEESSELKEQYGLDLVIGTHNTYELASFVGLPTMEETYTPELPGTVGEHSAFVTIMTGCNYQCSYCIVPSVRGRMVCRPLDNVVAEVERLVASGTEYITLLGQTVDAWRHEGLRFYDLLKRVSEVAPRVWFTTSHPSNMEDRTLRLIGESETIVRRLHLPVQSGSDRLLKVMHRGYKSERYRRKVEVFRESVPDGTLSTDLIIGHPGETEADHEATLRLVEECGFDSAYIFKYSPRRGTEGAEMHERGEAVPEDVVQRRFLQVLRAVEQNAFRQNQAKVGSEEEIFIRHGVSDSGKAIGETWSGHSVHVGPEVLSPKTGLPPEPGEYVRAKILSAGPHVLYA, encoded by the coding sequence ATGACTGAGACAGAGATCGGGGCCGCAAGCCCCGCCCGAGGCTCCGCCCGGAAGGAGCGTCAGCTTGTATCCCTGACGAGCAAGCCGAGTCCGGCGACGCAGACAAGCCGCCCCGAGGGCCGGACGGCCTGCGTGAGGACCTTCGGGTGTCAGATGAACGTCCACGACTCCGACAGGATGCGCCGGATGGTGCTCGACGCCGGGTACGCCGAGGTCCAGCGCTACGAGGACGCGGACGTCGTGATCCTCAACACCTGCTACGTGCGCGAGAACGCCGTAGACCGCGTGAGGGGACACCTCGGCGAGCTCAACCGCCTCAAGCGCGAGGGCCGGGTGAAAAAGGTCGCCCTCGCCGGCTGCATCGGCGCCGCCGAAGAGTCGAGCGAACTGAAGGAACAGTACGGACTAGACCTTGTCATAGGCACCCATAATACCTACGAGCTTGCGAGCTTTGTCGGGCTTCCGACAATGGAGGAGACGTACACACCTGAGCTTCCGGGGACGGTCGGGGAGCACTCGGCTTTCGTTACGATCATGACGGGGTGTAATTACCAGTGCAGCTACTGCATCGTGCCGTCGGTGAGGGGGCGGATGGTGTGCAGGCCGCTCGATAACGTTGTGGCGGAGGTCGAGCGGCTCGTTGCGAGCGGGACCGAGTACATCACGCTTCTCGGGCAGACGGTTGATGCGTGGCGGCACGAGGGGCTCAGGTTCTACGACCTGCTCAAGCGCGTGTCTGAGGTTGCGCCGAGGGTCTGGTTTACGACGAGCCACCCGTCGAACATGGAGGACCGGACGCTCAGGCTCATCGGTGAGAGCGAGACGATCGTCCGCAGGCTGCACCTCCCGGTGCAGTCGGGCTCGGACCGGCTTCTGAAGGTCATGCATCGGGGCTACAAGTCCGAGCGGTACCGCAGAAAGGTCGAGGTCTTCCGGGAGTCCGTTCCGGACGGTACGCTCAGCACAGACCTTATAATCGGGCACCCCGGGGAGACCGAGGCGGACCACGAGGCGACGCTCAGGCTCGTCGAGGAGTGCGGCTTCGATTCGGCCTACATCTTCAAGTACTCGCCCCGGCGCGGCACTGAGGGAGCGGAGATGCACGAGCGCGGCGAGGCGGTTCCGGAGGACGTTGTGCAGAGAAGGTTCCTGCAGGTCCTTCGCGCGGTCGAGCAGAACGCCTTCCGTCAGAACCAGGCGAAGGTCGGCTCGGAGGAGGAGATCTTTATCAGGCACGGCGTCTCGGACTCGGGGAAGGCTATCGGAGAGACCTGGAGCGGTCACTCGGTGCACGTCGGTCCGGAGGTCCTGAGCCCGAAGACCGGCCTTCCCCCCGAGCCCGGGGAGTACGTGCGGGCGAAGATCCTCTCCGCGGGGCCGCACGTACTCTACGCCTGA
- a CDS encoding S1 family peptidase, whose product MQSDKEFSVRAGVILTAVLFVAALIFSGSASANDEGIREESVVGGRAVANGEFPFMVAIIDKSRPGGDYDRRFCGGTLIDADSVLTAAHCVRGRAPSSMSIRAGRTVLSSSQGVARGVRAVKAHPRYKRTSSEAYDVAVLTLSSGIAKSRVPYINLLPATINGPETPGRMLTVAGWGNTRAQSTFGTGGSEFPDRMRKAAVPVVSDARAYETYRLIGDPSLAYRPKLMLAAGGNGRDTYQGDSGGPIFTRISGEFYQVGITSYGLGCATKKYPGVYTEVNSSGILTFITEAASLDP is encoded by the coding sequence TTGCAGTCAGACAAGGAGTTCTCCGTTCGCGCCGGGGTGATTTTGACGGCAGTGCTGTTTGTTGCGGCGCTGATCTTCTCGGGATCCGCCTCGGCAAACGACGAAGGCATCAGAGAAGAGAGCGTCGTCGGAGGTCGGGCTGTGGCGAACGGTGAGTTCCCGTTCATGGTGGCAATCATTGACAAGAGCCGTCCCGGCGGGGACTACGACCGCCGGTTCTGCGGCGGCACGCTTATAGACGCTGACAGCGTCCTTACAGCTGCTCATTGCGTCCGCGGCAGGGCTCCAAGCTCTATGTCCATCAGGGCCGGACGAACGGTCCTATCAAGCTCTCAGGGAGTCGCAAGGGGAGTACGGGCCGTAAAAGCGCACCCCAGATATAAGCGGACCTCCAGTGAAGCATATGATGTCGCCGTCCTGACCCTCTCATCCGGGATAGCGAAGAGCCGGGTTCCCTACATAAACCTTCTGCCAGCAACTATAAACGGCCCCGAGACGCCGGGGCGGATGCTCACCGTGGCAGGCTGGGGCAACACCAGAGCCCAATCGACCTTCGGGACAGGAGGGAGCGAGTTCCCGGACAGGATGCGCAAAGCTGCCGTACCGGTTGTGTCGGATGCAAGGGCCTACGAGACCTATCGTCTTATCGGCGACCCTTCTCTTGCATACAGACCCAAGCTCATGCTCGCAGCCGGTGGTAACGGTCGGGATACCTACCAGGGAGACTCCGGGGGACCGATCTTTACCAGGATCTCCGGCGAGTTCTACCAGGTCGGCATAACGAGCTACGGCCTCGGATGTGCCACCAAAAAGTATCCCGGCGTTTACACCGAAGTAAACTCATCCGGAATCCTCACCTTCATCACAGAAGCCGCAAGCCTCGACCCCTAA
- a CDS encoding ATP-binding protein, with translation MTDGPFRDLGSGFVRLSGLEAPRRAPSTLSSVEDVLGELLLNAHEAGAKSIYVATSLRHRRFRTLIVLDDGAGVPEALSEEIFAPGVTSKPGSRAAGLALHHIRASALEARLCNPRSPTSLKVVLDTHTLPERALQSTSRRSDGPSRTSKTNLLATALDFARTHPSANLYLGTPSETVARLIYNRIIQKSGETRLGAGWRIGGDRGSEGRSLGEVVERLGFDLSGRTLARVISGRVPAASLVEAGGTGKRMIGRSGRREVEGARLALGEKERAGIASILRGAAAASYLALGEVRFESREGRVEIRAEVLYPEEEYDD, from the coding sequence ATGACCGACGGTCCGTTCCGGGACCTCGGGTCCGGGTTCGTCCGGCTCTCGGGACTCGAAGCCCCAAGGCGCGCCCCGTCCACCCTCTCCTCGGTCGAGGACGTGCTCGGCGAACTTCTCCTCAACGCCCACGAGGCCGGCGCAAAGAGCATCTACGTCGCCACGAGCCTCCGGCACCGCCGCTTCAGGACCCTCATCGTCCTCGACGACGGCGCGGGCGTCCCCGAAGCTCTCTCAGAGGAGATCTTCGCCCCCGGCGTCACCTCGAAGCCGGGCTCCCGCGCCGCCGGTCTCGCCCTCCACCACATCCGCGCCTCGGCCCTCGAAGCCCGCCTGTGCAACCCGAGGTCCCCGACCTCCCTCAAGGTCGTCCTCGATACCCACACCCTCCCCGAGAGAGCCCTCCAGTCCACCTCCCGCCGCTCGGACGGACCCTCAAGAACTTCGAAGACCAACCTCCTCGCAACCGCCCTCGACTTCGCCCGCACCCACCCGTCAGCCAACCTCTACCTCGGGACCCCCTCCGAAACCGTTGCTCGCCTCATATATAACCGCATAATACAAAAAAGCGGGGAAACGCGTTTGGGGGCGGGGTGGAGGATAGGGGGGGATCGAGGTTCGGAAGGGCGGTCGCTCGGAGAGGTTGTAGAGAGGCTTGGGTTCGATCTCTCGGGGAGGACGCTTGCGCGGGTGATCTCGGGCAGGGTCCCGGCGGCGAGCTTGGTCGAGGCCGGCGGGACCGGGAAGAGGATGATTGGGAGGAGCGGTCGCAGAGAGGTGGAAGGGGCGCGGCTCGCGCTCGGAGAGAAGGAAAGGGCCGGGATCGCGTCTATACTCAGAGGGGCCGCGGCGGCGAGCTATCTCGCGCTCGGCGAGGTCCGGTTCGAGTCCCGCGAGGGGCGAGTGGAGATCCGGGCCGAGGTCCTTTACCCCGAAGAGGAGTACGATGACTGA
- a CDS encoding adenine phosphoribosyltransferase yields the protein MIREIKRHIRTVEDFPKPGISFKDITPLLDDGPALHQAIDALSSVVEHLHYDRVVCAEARGFVFGTALAYSMKKGLILARKPNKLPGRTISAEYDLEYGTDALEAHLDSIPPGTRVLVADDLLATGGTARAMCQLVENAGGVVAGAAFMIELGYLEGRKLLEPYEVVSLINYKTPDSP from the coding sequence ATGATACGGGAGATCAAGCGACACATCCGCACGGTCGAGGACTTCCCGAAGCCGGGGATCTCCTTCAAGGACATAACGCCCCTGCTCGACGACGGGCCGGCGCTTCACCAGGCCATAGACGCGCTCTCCTCCGTTGTCGAGCACCTCCACTACGACCGGGTCGTCTGCGCTGAAGCGCGGGGCTTTGTCTTCGGGACGGCGCTCGCCTACAGCATGAAGAAGGGCCTAATCCTCGCTCGCAAGCCGAACAAGCTGCCCGGGAGGACTATCTCGGCCGAGTACGACCTTGAGTACGGCACGGACGCTCTCGAAGCTCACCTCGACTCGATACCTCCGGGTACGCGGGTGCTCGTTGCGGACGACCTCCTCGCAACCGGCGGCACGGCCCGCGCGATGTGCCAGCTCGTCGAGAACGCGGGTGGCGTCGTCGCAGGCGCGGCGTTCATGATCGAGCTCGGCTACCTCGAAGGTCGCAAGCTCCTAGAACCCTACGAGGTCGTCAGCCTGATCAACTACAAGACCCCTGATAGCCCCTGA
- the rny gene encoding ribonuclease Y, protein MNFILAVIGLVVGLGVGVAVGFFVARSRTEARLAESRSTAEGIIEQARSRAETIKRESEVEAREAAVGIRAEAEDEARARRNEISRVEERLDKREAALGRRESELDRRQERLSREEGKLAERAEKLKEREDEQVRVLEELSGLTKADAESRLLSNLEVELEDRLGRMVRDRTMEAEELADFEARKVIATSMERLASDLASESTVKAISLSSDDMKGRIIGREGRNIRAFEAATGVDVIIDDTPETVVISCFDPVRRETARISMERLVQDGRIHPGRIEQIVAKAKKEVEKEMRAAGRQALFDAKITGGMHGDLQRLLGALKFRTSYGQNVLAHSVEVANLAGMMAQELGANVKIARRAALLHDVGKAIDHEVEGTHALIGGRFAKKCGESEDIVRAISAHHHEIEMETVEDVLVAAADAVSAARPGARRETTEIYIERLRALEDIALGHRGVDKAYAIQAGREIRVMVQPQEVDDRIAAKLALDISRQIETDLEYPGQIKVTVIRESRVSEVAK, encoded by the coding sequence GTGAACTTTATACTGGCCGTTATCGGGCTCGTCGTGGGGCTCGGGGTCGGTGTTGCCGTTGGGTTTTTCGTTGCGAGAAGCCGCACAGAGGCGCGGCTCGCAGAGTCGCGGAGCACCGCCGAGGGAATAATAGAGCAGGCGAGAAGCCGCGCGGAGACAATAAAGCGTGAGTCCGAGGTCGAAGCCCGGGAGGCCGCGGTCGGAATCCGGGCCGAGGCCGAGGACGAGGCGCGGGCTCGCAGGAACGAGATCTCCCGCGTCGAGGAGCGGCTCGACAAGCGCGAGGCGGCGCTCGGACGCCGCGAGTCGGAGCTTGACCGAAGGCAGGAGCGTCTCTCTCGCGAGGAGGGCAAGCTCGCGGAGCGCGCCGAGAAGCTGAAGGAGCGGGAGGACGAGCAGGTCCGGGTGCTCGAGGAGCTCTCCGGGCTTACAAAGGCCGACGCGGAGAGCCGGCTGCTCTCCAACCTTGAGGTAGAGCTTGAGGACCGTCTCGGGCGGATGGTGCGCGACCGGACGATGGAGGCCGAGGAGCTAGCTGACTTCGAGGCGCGCAAGGTCATTGCCACGAGCATGGAGCGGCTCGCCTCGGACCTCGCCTCGGAGTCGACGGTGAAGGCCATCTCCCTCTCTTCGGACGACATGAAGGGCAGGATCATCGGCCGCGAGGGTCGGAACATCCGGGCTTTCGAGGCGGCGACGGGGGTGGACGTGATCATCGACGACACTCCGGAGACGGTCGTTATCTCCTGCTTCGACCCGGTCAGGCGCGAGACGGCGAGGATCAGCATGGAGCGCCTCGTTCAGGACGGGCGCATCCATCCGGGACGCATCGAGCAGATCGTCGCCAAGGCAAAGAAGGAAGTCGAGAAGGAGATGAGGGCCGCCGGGCGCCAGGCTCTCTTCGACGCAAAGATAACGGGCGGGATGCACGGCGACCTGCAGCGGCTGCTCGGGGCGCTCAAGTTCCGCACCTCCTACGGGCAGAACGTGCTCGCGCACTCGGTCGAGGTTGCGAACCTCGCCGGGATGATGGCTCAGGAGCTCGGGGCGAACGTGAAGATCGCCCGCCGGGCGGCGCTTCTGCACGACGTCGGCAAGGCGATAGACCACGAAGTCGAGGGGACGCACGCGCTTATCGGGGGCCGCTTCGCAAAGAAGTGCGGCGAGTCCGAGGACATCGTGCGCGCCATCAGCGCCCACCACCACGAGATCGAGATGGAGACCGTCGAGGACGTCCTTGTCGCGGCGGCCGACGCGGTCTCGGCGGCCCGGCCGGGGGCGCGCCGGGAGACGACGGAGATCTACATCGAGCGCCTGAGGGCTCTTGAGGACATCGCCCTCGGGCACCGGGGCGTCGACAAGGCCTACGCCATACAGGCGGGGAGGGAGATCCGGGTCATGGTCCAGCCCCAGGAGGTCGACGACCGGATAGCTGCCAAGCTCGCCCTCGATATCTCGCGCCAGATCGAGACCGACCTCGAGTACCCGGGTCAGATAAAGGTCACAGTTATCCGCGAGAGCCGCGTCAGCGAGGTCGCGAAGTAG
- a CDS encoding MerR family transcriptional regulator gives MDDRMDRMEGPEVRFEAQPERGGEAAPSVGTAGGSRDSFTIGEVVERLKPEFPTLSVSKIRYLERRRLINLNRTRGGYRLFSPQDVELLKYILTLQDKEYLPLKVIKKRIEGGGPVTGMRKDSAGDLSSVLEDRVYTKEELADALDSDLRFVEELITVGVIGRSGTLTQRDLEIGRMALEMAKYSIQPRHLRGIMAAVDREASMFKQILNPELRSGDDQKVHEAVAKARHLAQVDSRLKELMMENAIDTFAPAQDRA, from the coding sequence TTGGATGACAGGATGGACCGGATGGAAGGCCCCGAGGTCAGGTTCGAGGCTCAGCCGGAGCGTGGCGGCGAGGCGGCTCCCTCTGTTGGAACCGCCGGAGGTTCAAGAGACAGCTTTACGATAGGCGAGGTCGTCGAGCGGCTCAAGCCCGAGTTCCCGACGCTTTCGGTGAGCAAGATCCGCTACCTTGAGCGCCGGAGGCTGATAAACCTGAACCGTACGCGCGGGGGTTACCGGCTGTTCTCCCCGCAGGACGTCGAGCTCCTCAAGTACATCCTGACCCTCCAGGACAAGGAGTACTTGCCGCTGAAGGTGATCAAGAAGCGCATAGAGGGCGGTGGCCCGGTAACGGGGATGAGGAAGGACTCGGCCGGGGACCTCTCAAGCGTCCTTGAGGACCGGGTCTACACGAAGGAGGAGCTTGCCGACGCGCTCGATTCGGACCTGCGCTTTGTCGAGGAGCTTATAACGGTCGGGGTCATCGGCAGGAGCGGGACGCTGACCCAGCGAGATCTCGAGATCGGCCGCATGGCTCTTGAGATGGCGAAGTACTCCATCCAGCCCCGCCACCTTCGCGGCATCATGGCCGCTGTCGACCGGGAGGCTTCGATGTTCAAGCAGATCCTCAACCCCGAGCTTCGGAGCGGCGACGACCAGAAGGTCCACGAGGCCGTCGCGAAGGCACGCCACCTCGCGCAGGTCGACTCGCGTCTCAAGGAGCTTATGATGGAGAACGCGATAGACACCTTTGCTCCCGCTCAGGACCGGGCCTGA
- the hflX gene encoding GTPase HflX, giving the protein MPSTGQREYGVLPALDGALRGVVLVGAGEERYLDELARLAQTLGLEVLGEMEQARRDNAGYIGSGKRKELRELVREVGAGMVITDDELTASQARTLENDCDAPVVDRTELIIRIFHEHARDAPSKLQVELAELSYLLPRVRGMWRHLERLGGGAAGSAGSSGSSASGGRATRGPGEQQLEYDRRQIRARMERLKRRLAEEERSRAVRRSRLNSTETPRIALVGYTNAGKTTILNALSGAGRSTKDRLFETLETTTRLVEPTSGSYTTNGGDAGPREGAHRPAFTVTDTVGFIRKLPTQLVESFSSTLEAASDADILLLCADASSPRLDEEVNTVRETLASSSLSLNHIIQVMNKKDLLSEGDLTRIKARFPEAVFTDMHEGYEELLGKIYEAISSMRKRMEVLIPHEEYAEVARLYGAASIHSREERESGVLLDVSVPASMAGRYSRYLA; this is encoded by the coding sequence TTGCCCTCCACGGGCCAGCGCGAGTACGGGGTTCTGCCGGCGCTTGACGGGGCGCTCAGGGGGGTCGTGCTTGTGGGAGCGGGGGAGGAGCGTTACCTGGACGAGCTTGCGCGGCTCGCGCAGACGCTCGGGCTCGAGGTGCTTGGCGAGATGGAGCAGGCCCGGCGGGACAACGCCGGCTATATCGGGAGCGGGAAGCGCAAGGAGCTTAGGGAACTGGTCCGGGAGGTCGGAGCTGGGATGGTGATCACCGACGACGAGCTCACCGCCTCTCAGGCCCGGACCCTGGAGAACGACTGCGACGCGCCGGTCGTTGACCGGACGGAGCTGATCATCCGCATCTTCCACGAGCACGCCCGCGATGCTCCGAGCAAGCTGCAGGTGGAGCTTGCGGAGCTCTCCTACCTTCTCCCGAGGGTACGGGGGATGTGGCGACACCTCGAACGTCTCGGCGGCGGGGCCGCAGGGTCCGCCGGAAGCTCCGGCAGCAGCGCCTCCGGAGGTCGCGCAACAAGAGGCCCCGGCGAGCAGCAGCTAGAGTACGACCGGCGTCAGATACGTGCCAGGATGGAGCGCCTCAAGCGCCGGCTCGCCGAGGAGGAACGCTCCCGGGCCGTCCGCCGCTCCCGGCTCAACTCGACCGAGACGCCCCGCATCGCGCTCGTCGGCTACACGAACGCCGGAAAGACCACCATCCTCAACGCCCTCTCAGGAGCCGGACGCTCAACAAAAGACCGGCTCTTCGAGACCCTTGAAACAACGACCCGCCTCGTCGAGCCGACCTCGGGCTCGTACACCACAAACGGTGGCGACGCCGGCCCGCGCGAAGGAGCACACAGACCAGCCTTTACCGTAACGGACACCGTAGGCTTTATCCGCAAGCTCCCGACACAGCTCGTCGAGTCTTTCTCCTCGACGCTCGAAGCCGCCTCAGACGCCGATATCCTCCTTCTCTGCGCCGATGCCTCAAGCCCGCGCCTCGATGAGGAGGTCAACACCGTCCGAGAGACACTCGCCTCCTCTAGCCTCTCTCTCAACCACATAATACAAGTGATGAACAAGAAGGACCTTCTGTCGGAAGGAGATCTGACAAGGATAAAGGCAAGGTTCCCGGAGGCTGTTTTCACGGACATGCATGAGGGATACGAGGAGTTGCTCGGGAAGATATATGAGGCGATCTCTTCTATGAGAAAGAGGATGGAGGTCTTGATCCCTCACGAGGAGTACGCCGAGGTAGCGCGGTTGTACGGAGCTGCGAGCATACATTCCAGAGAGGAACGCGAGAGCGGGGTTCTGCTCGACGTAAGCGTGCCGGCCTCGATGGCCGGGAGGTACTCCCGGTACCTGGCCTGA
- a CDS encoding RibD family protein — MHERIELQEGQERPYTVINMVCSLDGRVSVNGRSGSIGSREDRETMRVLRSKVDAVMVGSGTLRSETVSLTTEGRKDPEPYAVIPSLSLDLDLESNLKNNERDRTLVLTTRGSVRALESSGPSGKRKLGRVRERATLLTVPEREGEKRGLDLSAALGDLRSRYDIRRLLVEGGPSLNHALISSGLVDEIFLTLSPKILGGEPTESLNLTSGPVFEPGVRTELISAEPKNSELFLRYRIQ; from the coding sequence ATGCACGAGCGGATAGAGCTTCAGGAGGGTCAGGAACGTCCGTACACCGTGATCAACATGGTCTGCTCTCTCGACGGCAGGGTCTCGGTGAACGGAAGGTCAGGCTCCATCGGAAGCCGGGAGGACCGGGAGACGATGCGCGTGCTCAGGTCCAAGGTAGACGCCGTCATGGTAGGTTCGGGGACCCTGAGGTCCGAGACAGTCTCGCTGACCACCGAGGGGCGCAAAGACCCAGAGCCCTACGCCGTGATACCGAGCCTCTCCCTGGACCTCGACCTCGAAAGCAACCTCAAGAACAACGAGAGAGACCGCACCCTTGTCTTGACGACCCGAGGATCGGTGCGGGCCCTCGAATCCTCCGGACCCTCCGGGAAGAGAAAGCTTGGGAGAGTTCGGGAGAGAGCCACCCTTCTTACGGTCCCGGAGAGGGAAGGCGAAAAGAGAGGCCTGGACCTGAGCGCCGCGCTCGGAGACCTGAGGTCGAGGTACGACATACGACGGCTCCTCGTCGAAGGCGGCCCGAGCCTCAACCATGCCCTGATCTCCTCAGGACTCGTGGATGAGATCTTCCTCACGCTCTCGCCCAAGATCCTCGGCGGGGAGCCGACCGAGTCCCTGAACCTCACGAGCGGACCCGTCTTCGAACCCGGCGTCCGCACCGAGCTTATCTCCGCCGAACCGAAGAACTCAGAGCTCTTCCTTAGGTACCGGATCCAGTAG
- a CDS encoding tyrosine-type recombinase/integrase, whose product MTSNQEPRPATTEPAEIVPAPTASPSTETPPDPEALISLYLRTLDSPQTIKTYNTEIRMFLSYMEEHFGRGVGDLSAEDISRYREYLLGTYSSATAAKKLTCMRRFLTFTYMGGVSRISPESLRFFARSPKVRQDSSYNILTEDELSRMLSAARTENYRDYVMLAVMVSCGLREAELVGIRIGDFRESGAVHDGQDIIHLRVLGKGDKTRNVPVSPDLWSLVQRFVIHSGRTFTSQNDARKPLFESREGRNKPLTTRAVRYMVKKYVRKAGITKPVSPHSIRHTVGTNMAVNEAPLLIIQQFLGHSDPKTTMRYIRRAEEISNRSYEYNTLRI is encoded by the coding sequence ATGACCTCGAACCAAGAACCTCGACCCGCAACCACCGAGCCAGCCGAGATAGTGCCCGCCCCCACCGCCTCCCCAAGCACAGAGACACCCCCCGACCCCGAGGCCCTGATCTCCCTCTACCTCAGAACCCTCGACAGCCCTCAGACAATAAAAACCTATAATACCGAAATACGGATGTTTCTGTCGTATATGGAGGAGCACTTCGGTCGAGGGGTGGGGGATCTTTCGGCGGAGGACATCTCGCGTTACCGGGAGTACCTGCTTGGGACCTACTCGAGTGCGACGGCGGCAAAGAAGCTGACGTGCATGAGGCGCTTTCTCACTTTTACTTATATGGGTGGGGTGAGCAGGATCAGCCCCGAGTCCCTGAGGTTCTTTGCGAGGAGCCCGAAGGTCAGGCAGGACTCCTCGTACAACATCCTTACCGAGGACGAGCTTTCGCGGATGCTCTCCGCTGCCAGGACCGAGAACTACCGGGACTACGTCATGCTCGCGGTGATGGTCTCCTGCGGCCTTCGCGAGGCCGAGCTTGTGGGGATCCGGATCGGAGACTTCCGCGAGTCCGGAGCCGTGCACGACGGACAAGACATAATACATCTGCGCGTCCTCGGCAAAGGCGATAAGACGCGCAACGTGCCTGTCTCCCCCGACCTCTGGAGCCTCGTGCAGCGGTTCGTGATCCACTCCGGCAGGACCTTCACCTCCCAGAACGACGCCAGAAAGCCGCTCTTCGAGTCCCGCGAGGGCCGGAACAAGCCCCTCACGACGCGCGCCGTGCGCTACATGGTCAAGAAGTACGTGAGAAAAGCCGGTATAACAAAGCCCGTCTCTCCACACTCCATCCGCCACACCGTAGGGACCAACATGGCCGTGAACGAGGCCCCTCTCCTCATAATACAGCAGTTCCTCGGACATTCGGACCCGAAGACGACGATGCGCTACATAAGGCGGGCGGAGGAGATCTCCAACAGGTCCTACGAGTACAACACGCTCAGGATCTAG